A stretch of uncultured Flavobacterium sp. DNA encodes these proteins:
- a CDS encoding glycoside hydrolase family 25 protein, with protein MARKTTTRRTSYSRKAKPQRSFLASGLRFIIYSFLVLLFFSTVYHYRDGLAYYLGFKSSKVLDEDEVDKHLSDVRNIQVLENHKGKVIGIDVSEFQGKVQWDEVEVLEEKYPVKFVFVRATAGNDRVDGQFKKNWEGAKKHKIMRGAYHYYRPNENSIEQANLFIKTVKLQKGDLPPVLDIEKLPKNQPLDSLKKGLKRWLNKVEAHYQVRPIIYTGERYYDDFLKEEFGGYLFWIANYNFYREKIEPDWLFWQFTEKASLPGIKHRVDVNIYNGDLEQLQFITVE; from the coding sequence ATGGCAAGAAAAACAACTACCCGAAGAACTTCTTATTCCAGAAAAGCGAAACCTCAAAGATCGTTTTTGGCAAGTGGACTTCGTTTCATAATTTATTCTTTTTTAGTATTACTTTTTTTTAGTACTGTTTATCATTATCGTGATGGACTGGCATATTATCTTGGCTTTAAATCAAGTAAAGTTTTAGATGAAGATGAGGTTGATAAACACCTTTCGGATGTTAGAAATATTCAGGTTCTCGAAAACCATAAAGGGAAAGTAATTGGTATTGATGTTTCTGAATTTCAAGGAAAAGTACAATGGGACGAAGTTGAAGTTCTTGAAGAAAAATATCCTGTTAAATTTGTTTTTGTTCGTGCAACTGCGGGAAATGACAGAGTAGACGGACAGTTTAAAAAAAACTGGGAAGGTGCCAAAAAGCATAAAATTATGCGAGGTGCTTATCATTATTACCGACCGAATGAAAATTCTATCGAGCAGGCGAATCTTTTTATTAAAACAGTAAAATTACAAAAGGGTGATTTACCGCCTGTTTTGGATATTGAAAAATTGCCAAAGAATCAACCTTTGGACAGTTTGAAAAAAGGTTTAAAACGCTGGTTAAATAAAGTGGAAGCGCATTATCAGGTTCGTCCGATAATTTATACAGGGGAACGTTATTATGACGATTTTTTGAAAGAAGAATTTGGAGGATATCTATTTTGGATCGCCAATTATAATTTCTACAGAGAGAAAATTGAACCTGATTGGCTTTTTTGGCAATTTACTGAGAAAGCATCTTTA
- a CDS encoding CDP-alcohol phosphatidyltransferase family protein, producing the protein MNIKKHIPNLITLINLFCGCIAVVFVSRGIETGDSWNYEMAFYMVCLGIFFDFFDGFFARLFKVSSPLGLQLDSLADMVTSGVAPGYVMYSLFTNSAHELGTNPAIPFLGFIITLGSCYRLANFNIDTRQTDSFIGLPTPANALFILSLPLVLKFSDSLMVLEILTNQWVLLAITLCSAYILNAEIPLFALKIKKFTVKDNVLQIVFLLISLLLVVTLQYIAIPLIIIFYVLLSVVNNLFLKK; encoded by the coding sequence ATGAATATTAAAAAACACATTCCTAATTTAATTACACTAATTAACCTTTTTTGTGGCTGTATCGCAGTTGTTTTTGTTTCTAGAGGTATTGAAACAGGTGATTCTTGGAACTATGAAATGGCTTTTTATATGGTGTGTTTAGGGATCTTTTTTGATTTTTTTGATGGTTTTTTTGCCCGATTATTTAAAGTTTCAAGCCCACTTGGATTACAGCTTGATTCATTGGCAGATATGGTAACCAGCGGTGTTGCGCCAGGTTATGTTATGTATAGTTTGTTTACCAATAGCGCACACGAATTAGGAACAAATCCTGCGATTCCGTTTTTAGGATTTATTATAACTTTAGGATCTTGTTACCGATTGGCAAATTTTAATATTGATACACGTCAAACAGATTCGTTTATTGGTTTGCCAACTCCGGCAAATGCTCTTTTTATATTGAGTTTGCCTTTGGTTTTGAAATTTTCAGATTCTTTAATGGTATTAGAAATATTAACCAATCAATGGGTTTTACTTGCAATCACATTATGCAGTGCTTATATTTTGAATGCTGAAATTCCTTTGTTTGCTTTAAAAATCAAAAAGTTTACTGTGAAGGACAATGTACTTCAAATTGTGTTTTTATTGATTTCTTTGCTATTGGTAGTAACGCTTCAATATATAGCAATTCCTCTAATCATCATTTTTTATGTGTTATTATCAGTGGTGAATAATTTGTTTTTGAAAAAGTAG
- a CDS encoding PorV/PorQ family protein yields the protein MNIGVDAAALGMSSAVVASTNDVNSVYWNPAGLTHLEDHQISLMHANYFANIAQYDFIGYASPIDDRSAWGISMIRFGVDDIMDTTQLIDNQGNIDYNRISLFSTADYGFTFSYARKLPVEGFQYGVNAKIIRRIIGKFANSWGFGFDVGLQFERNDWKFGLMLRDITTTYNVWNIDEQEYAKIANAIPGKNNELPESTEITLPKAQLGVSKRFDFHNDYSLLVATNLNMRFEQTNDIISSKVVSIDPALGFEFGYTDLVFLRAGAGNFQNVTQLDNTEKVNFQPNIGLGFKYKGIQVDYALTDLGNQSTALYSNIFSLKVDLGIFR from the coding sequence ATGAATATTGGTGTTGATGCTGCCGCATTGGGGATGTCGAGCGCAGTAGTTGCTTCTACAAATGATGTAAATTCTGTTTATTGGAATCCGGCAGGTTTAACCCATCTTGAAGATCATCAAATATCTTTAATGCATGCCAACTATTTTGCTAATATTGCACAATACGACTTTATAGGATACGCAAGCCCAATTGATGACAGAAGTGCCTGGGGAATTTCGATGATCCGTTTTGGTGTTGACGATATTATGGATACGACACAATTGATTGACAATCAAGGAAACATTGATTACAATCGAATTAGCTTATTCTCAACTGCCGATTATGGGTTTACTTTTTCATACGCCAGAAAACTACCTGTCGAAGGATTTCAATATGGAGTAAATGCAAAAATAATTAGAAGAATTATTGGAAAATTTGCCAATTCATGGGGTTTTGGTTTTGATGTTGGATTACAGTTTGAGCGAAATGACTGGAAATTTGGTCTAATGCTTCGAGATATTACTACTACTTATAATGTCTGGAATATTGATGAGCAGGAATATGCTAAAATTGCCAACGCTATTCCAGGAAAAAATAATGAATTGCCTGAAAGTACGGAAATAACGCTGCCAAAAGCACAATTAGGAGTTTCAAAAAGGTTTGATTTTCACAATGATTATAGCCTTTTAGTTGCAACAAATTTGAATATGCGTTTTGAGCAAACTAATGATATCATATCATCAAAAGTAGTAAGTATTGATCCCGCACTTGGTTTTGAATTTGGATATACTGATCTTGTATTTTTGAGAGCGGGAGCAGGAAATTTTCAGAATGTAACACAATTAGACAATACTGAAAAAGTAAATTTTCAACCTAATATTGGTCTGGGTTTTAAGTACAAAGGCATTCAGGTCGATTATGCTTTGACTGATTTAGGCAATCAAAGTACAGCTTTGTACTCAAATATTTTTTCTTTAAAGGTAGATTTAGGTATCTTTAGATAA